From the genome of Litorilinea aerophila:
GCGCCAATAAGAACAGGGCCGACTGCGCCAGGAAATCCCGGCAGAAATTCGGCGATAGTTCCCACCAGGGGGAGTGTCGCCGAATTTCTGCCGGGGTATTTCGCCAGACTGTACTAGTCGGCCCTGGGAAGCAGATGCTTCTGCAGTTTCCCCATGGCGTTGCGAGGTAAAGTTGAAACCCGGTAGAAACGCCGGGGAACCTTGTAGCCGGCCAATTGGCCTTTGCAAAAAGCCACCAGCTCCGCCTCGTTGATTTCACCCGTGCAGACAATATAGGCGACGGGTACTTCACCCCACTCGGGGTGGGGTTCTCCCACCACGGCCGCCTCCGCCAGCCCCGGATAGGTGGTGAGCAATTCCTCGATTTCCCGGGGGTAGATGTTGAAGCCACCGCTGATGATCAACTCGTGACGCCGGCCCAGCAGCGTCACATAGCCGTGGTCTGGATCCTGCCGGGCCAGGTCACCGGTCCGGAACCATTCCCGGCCCTGGGCATCCTGGCAAAAGCTGGCCGCGGTCTTCTCCGGATCCTGCCAGTATCCCTGGAAAACATTGCTGCCCCGCACCAGGAGCTCCCCTTCTTGCCCCGGCGCCACGTCCTGCAGGTTGGCATCCACAATGCGGATGGAGACGCCGGGAAGGGGCGTGCCGACGGTGCCAGGCCGTCGGGGGCCGGCATAGGGGTTACTCAGGTTCATCCCCGTTTCGGTCATGCCATACCGTTCCAGGATGGCATGACCAGTCCGATCTTGGAAGGCCACAAAGACCTCTGGCGGCAGGGGAGCGCTGCCTGAACAAAACAGGCGCATATGACTGAAATCCAGAGGGTCGGGGTGGCGCTCCATTTCCTGGAGCAGGCGGACGTAGATGGTGGGGACGGCAAAGAAGAGGGTGGGGTTGG
Proteins encoded in this window:
- a CDS encoding AMP-binding protein — encoded protein: MNLHDLFAIARHRASHHVAIETRSPGLPGHRLSYEELFAQADRLAAGLQRWGLGKGDRVAFYVGSRPELVIAYLAVIRLGAIVVPMNLRYRRLEIGHILSDCRPRLLITERDYLPILEEVPPSQRTSLEATLLLEDFPGWSAPVDSLDAPTVEGDDLALIMYTSGTTGRSKGAMLSHNNVMATVTGLLSAWGWQAEDRLLLCLPLFHVHGLIVGLHCALAAGATILLHAHFDAAAVLDDLLHANPTLFFAVPTIYVRLLQEMERHPDPLDFSHMRLFCSGSAPLPPEVFVAFQDRTGHAILERYGMTETGMNLSNPYAGPRRPGTVGTPLPGVSIRIVDANLQDVAPGQEGELLVRGSNVFQGYWQDPEKTAASFCQDAQGREWFRTGDLARQDPDHGYVTLLGRRHELIISGGFNIYPREIEELLTTYPGLAEAAVVGEPHPEWGEVPVAYIVCTGEINEAELVAFCKGQLAGYKVPRRFYRVSTLPRNAMGKLQKHLLPRAD